A genomic window from Motacilla alba alba isolate MOTALB_02 chromosome 2, Motacilla_alba_V1.0_pri, whole genome shotgun sequence includes:
- the C2H8orf37 gene encoding protein C8orf37 homolog: protein MADDLDRLLDEVERRLCHRHGGGREEPAAAKEGRSAKVLMSAGSSEEDLDDIIDEICNDSSFTKTPPKLKSNSASLTPETNSVVVQAHGKRCCPVYLGGSLSPSGIGTNISKRACDQLRCTACDFRVSLFNDYVWDQSCDYLFFRNNMPELSKLRAKMIKKKGARAYACQCSWRSIDELTDLQTEPQLRWVCGKHGE from the exons ATGGCGGACGATCTAGACCGGCTGCTGGACGAGGTGGAGAGGCGGCTGTGCCACCGGCACGGCGGCGGCCGGGAGGAGCCCGCGGCGGCCAAGGAGGGCAG atcagCTAAAGTGTTAAtgagtgctggcagcagtgaagAAGATCTAGATGACATTATTGATGAAATCTGTAATGACAGCAGCTTTACCAAAACACCTCCG aaattgaaGTCTAATTCTGCAAGTCTCACACCTGAAACAAATAGTGTTGTTGTACAGGCACATGGGAAAAG ATGCTGTCCAGTGTACCTGGGTGGAAGCCTTTCACCATCTGGGATAGgaacaaatatttcaaaaag AGCGTGTGATCAGCTGCGTTGTACTGCTTGTGACTTCCGTGTGTCACTTTTCAATGACTACGTCTGGGATCAGTCCTGTGATTATCTTTTTTTCAG GAATAACATGCCTGAGCTCAGTAAACTAAGAGCAAAGATGATAAAGAAGAAAGGAGCTCGTGCATACGCTTGTCAGTGCAGCTGGAGATCCATTGATGAATTAACTGACCTTCAAACAGAGCCGCAGCTTCGGTGGGTTTGTGGTAAACATGGAGAATGA